The sequence CGGGAAAATCAGCACTCCAATCCTCGAATTGCCGTCGGATTCGGAAGCCTTCTTCAGACGTGGCTCAAGTGTACCCGACTGGAATTTTGATGGGATTCATCCAAatccaaatttgaattgataaaaaagaaaaaaagataaataaaatcttataaatagtatgatatttATAGAGtctattgggatataaattcTTCAAAAGATTGGTGTATTCCATACATTTCTTGAACTGTAcagtagaaaagaaaagaaaaattatttagaaaaaaaggaaaccctTTCATATGCCAAATTCCATGCAGTGATGAAATGGACTTTAATATTGGACTCTAAACTAggtactctctctgttttttaattaatagatgacgccgttaactttttctcacatgtttgatcattcgtcttattcaaaaaatttacgtaattataatttattttgttatgagttgttttatcactcatagtattttaagtgtgatttatatcttatacatttgtataaaatttttgaataagacgaatggtcaaatatgtgagaaaaagtcaacggcgtaatctattaaaaaacgtgGAGGTAGTATGTAATAGACTTTAACATTTATGTGATGGGTATTTTATTTGGCTAATGGTTGGTgagtgatgtattttttttatgaatacaTATTACATATTGTGTGTATGTCAATGGGAGGTTATCAAATTTATAAGAAATGTcattttcatgattatttttttcctaataatCTATGACATTTTTACtatatttagggtgtgtttagttggggaaaaggaaatttttgggggtcacatcggacgtttgaccggatgtcggaagaggttttcggacacgaatgaaaaaactaatttcagaactcgcctggaaaccgcgagacgaatcttttgagactaattaagccgtcattagcgcatgtgggttactgtagcacttatggctaatcacggactaattaggcttaaaagattgtCTCGTGATTTtccccataactgtgcaattagtttttctttttatctatatttaatgcttcatgcatatgtccaaagattcgatgcgatgtttttgggaaaaaagtttggggaactaaacgggccaaCAAATTTTGGTGAATCGGACTCCGAGTCCAGCTCCTGCCTGCCTAGGCCTATATATTCAACCTGCCGCTGCGCTTAGTTATCTCGCATTCGCAGcgcgattcgattcgattcgactCGATTCCTTCAGTTCTAAACACAAGGCaatcaggcggcggcggcggcggccataaaTCGGAGCGCGGCCAATGGAgtcgccggcgtcggcatcACCGTCTCTCCCGGAGGGCGAGGTGCTCGCCGATTTCTTGGTGTTTCTTgatgacgccgccgcggcggcggcggcggcggagccgtacgaggtggagatggaggaggaggaggaggaggagccgcagGAGGTGGAGTTCGCCGCCGatgacggcagcgacgacgacgtcggcggcgatctCGTGGGCAATGGCGGCCTCATGGAAGATGAGGTGGACTACGCCGTCGACGAGCTTGTGGACGCCGACTCCGAGGACGGCAGCTTGGACATAatggccgacgacggcgacgacgaggcggcgacggaggaggagcacgcCACACGAGCCGCagagccaccggcggcgacggcgcgcaaCGCAAGGATGAGCGTGAAGCCCGTGAAGCAGTTCGGCGGGGACTACGAAGCCATCAACGAGATGATCCGCGAGTACCTGCAGGCGGAcaagaagcggcggcgcgctcgcaGGGTCGCCGCGGCGATGCTGCGCCTCcgtcgccagcggcggcggccggcggtgcaCAGACGTGGCCGTAGCTAGGCACGCGCGGATCGGAGAtataaatgcatgcatgtaactTGTGTACGTATGTCAGTATGCATTTGCCGGTGTATCATCGTATTATTTGTCCTCGGATGATGTAATtaaattcttcttctttttctgcgAGATGCATGTAAATTTTTTTGATGTAAACTTCTCATATAGGCGAGTATGTTTTCTTATCAATCGAATGGATAATAATTGAAGTGCTAGGAGAAGTTGAGGAATAGTTTCGTTGGTTTGATCATTTAGGGCCATAGAAGGCCAGGAGCGCGGCCGACGTCCCCGGCGTTGAGCGGGCGTTCTCGAGTCTCAACTTCTCAATTGTCATCTATAAAAAGTTGGAATCGGTAATTACATTGGATTGATTCAGTATTTTGAATCATCCATCTTCCATTGGACTGGCTGTTATTTACTGAATCAAAAGTTATGTGAAtgtcttcttttgttttttgtttataAAACATACAGATGTTTATTCTCTCAAATTCTCGGCGTGTTATTTACATATAGGAAGTATGATTCAGGTGCTGAAAAACGTAAGAAGTAAcaaaaacgaagaaaaaaaaaagcaactcaGTTTCAAAAGGGCGCTCTAAATTTGTCGCGAGAGAATTGAAGCTCCGCTCTGGATTCAACTATCGATGGCGGTCATGATAATTATGAAGATATAATTGAAAAGAAACACTGGACGAATGATACTTTTCAATAGAATATTAGGTGAGAACTtttagcatatactccctccatttcacattagaaaaaagtcaaaacgacttataatgtgGAACGGAGAGTATTAATGTATTTCTAAATAATCAACgtaacaaatactccctctgtcttaaaatataacaacttttagcacttagaatttgtcccaaaatataacaacttctccaccaatattTCCTTAGTAACCatcacaacccttcaccattcacttttccaacctacctccactactcaaccaatcacaaccccttcctatttaattctaccaactttcttaatcatcgtgtccaactctaaaactctatgtattatgggatagagggggTATTAAATTACATATCAAAGTTATATAGTTGACTGTAAGAGACATGTTAGTTTTTTGAAATTTAGGGCCGCAATTCTCATTTTGTTTCGGGGGCCCAAATCCTAGAGAAGGCCAGCTGAAACAACCGTTCAGGTGTTACGTACTGTCATTCAATATGATAGCTTGGGGTTGGGAACGTTAACAGTAACATTATTAGTTCGTTGGGAGCGTTAACAAGTTAGACCTAAATCATCATTTATATAACCGTCAAAACTCGATCAAAATCCATTTGACTCAGCACAGTCCAAATTGATcgcaaacaacaaaaatatttgaaaaaaaagggaagctGTACCAAAATATAAGGTTAATTCCCTAAAAAAGGTTAATTATGATCAATATTTTACTTATTTTATCCATATTTCTATTTCCACATATCTTCTGACTTAAGAAATCTAGACTTTTAATTACatcattatatttattattttagagAATTAAAAATTGGTGCCTTGGAGGAGAGGGTtttcactacttaaaaaaatgattttcacgGACACCCCCTATTTAATCGAAAGTGGGTTAAACAATGTCATTTGCAAAAAGATTCAAATGGCATTTAGTAATAACCCATATGTGAAAATCCATTTTCACCGGCGGACCTCTTAATAGGTTTATTTGTGAAAATGGGTCCGTTTTCATAGACATGCCTATTAAGAGGCCCgtataaaaaaaatcgtttcACGACACAGTACtctacatctttttttttcccttttaagtccttctccctctccctcggcttctcgtcccactccctcctccctcatcccttctctcctccttctctccctcggcttctccTATCCTAATGCCCGGCGCGAGGTGAGGAGATGGCGGGCGTGGGATCCGTTACCACTGGTGGGCGAAGGAGTATGGAATGGTGGGGTAGAGGGAAACCACGATGACGGAGGAGGCTTAGGGGAACCGCGGAGTTGTCGATGGCAGATCCATCGGCCACGGGCCCAGCGGGGGCAGATATAACAGCAGAGCGAGGCGACGGATCCGGGTAGGGTGGATCCAACGACGATGGCAACGGGAGGCGGAGGGTGACCACGACAAACGGCACTTACATTCGATaaatttctaaataaaaatattgtcaAATGTATTAATGGTCCTAATGGTAAAACATCACCCCGGTTTTGACCTGCTACACCATGAAGGAAAGGAATCAAATGTTCGATGTTGCACTTTCTTAATAGTATGAATTGCATCCTGGGTCAtctaagtttcactttggacaaAACTCTATTCAATATTTTCCCTTTAAACTAGTTATTTAACCCTTCTGTCTTTGTTGCACTTTAGATCACCCTAGCACTTTTGTCTAGTTACATCTAGCTAGGGTTTGCACTTTCGATTTCGGCACAAATTTCGGTGATTTCGGTAGGACCAAATTTATGAAATTTCGTGATTTTCAGCACTTTACGGAccgattttttctttttgaaatttttaacatactttgactgaatttgaataaacttcGACGAACTTcaacaaaattttgagaaaatccAAAAAGTTCAATCGATATATTGATTTGCCGGTTGGGTCCTAAATTGCAATCACTCCATCCAACCTCTCTTTCGACAAAAATATTACATGTATGTAAACATGGGAGATCATCGGCATGAGTGTACCGATATGTTTAGGGGTGTATTCTCAAAGAGAGTTTGGGTGGTCCAAAGAGCAAAAATGGTAAAAATACCTACTCCAATATCCAAAATGAAAATACTAGACAATATGGTTCAAAGTGAAACTTAGGTAATGtagtactacatccgtcctaaaatataagtattttaaaatagtgccaAGTCAAACATTTCTAATGACTattaataggaaaaaaataaaaaagatcaatcatgtaaaattggtGTTTACTAGATTTATCGttaaataaactatcataatatgcaattgtttttatttaaaacatctagATATTATTGATTAAAACAGTATGTCAAAGACTGTGtcgaagtaaaaaaaaatgtgcttATACTTTGCCAAGGGACACAACTACACCGAGAGTGCTAGCTGGATATTGCTAAagagagacacccttctttcaaaaaaagaaagctTCTAGTATACtcaatatctatgtatttttttttcttagataagTTTATCTTAAATTGcttatccgatttataatccgattataccgttgtgttcattgcaattaaatctttacaacaagatcttgcatgattatattctaatatatatatatatatatatatatatatatatatatatatatatatatatatatatatatagacacacacacacacacacacatatatatatatatatatgtttgtatgtatgtatgttgtaaattacttttattatatatgtaagttacttttattatatatataagttacttttatcatatacataaattacttttagatttaagCTCTtcaataacttatatattttaaatcacgTATTATTTcaagatctatttgcatcattatactctacataaAATATGTGACAATGCAAGATCCATATTggatatattcaaatattttattaatttaaaagtaatgtaTTTAAATTGCAGAAGTAACTTACCTATACAATATAAGTAACTTAGCTAtgcaatagaagtaacttagttaTGCAATAGAAGTAACTTTCTGTAGTAGAAGTAATTATATGCAACAGAAGTAACTTAGTTATGCAAtagaagtacttcctccgtttcataatgtaagttattctagtattgcccatattcatatagatgttgatgaatctagacatagttcgattgtgggcaatgctagaatgacttacactacgaaacagagggagtaactctctgtagtagaaataattatattgtgagtGAGCTGAAATAAGAAACTATGTAGAGTAAATTCGCAAGTAAAGTATAGAGAAGATTTATAAAGtccacaaaatatagaattaactaaaaacaataataaaaataatcaacttagagcattatgaatgtatagaagtaatttagtcaaatttaagGGGCTGTTCACTTTggtgccattttcaaccttaccaaattttggtaaagttgccaaaaaagtggctacatttagtttgctgccaaattttggtaactatataagaaatcctgccaaaatgttaccaaaattttggcatagttgccaaaatttggtaaggttttttttggcagcaaagtgaacaggccctaaaagtaacttatgtatataataaaagtaatttataaatataaatatttttttcatcataatataatcatgtaagatcttcttgtaaagatttaattgcaacgaacgtaatggtgtaatcagattgtagattggataactagtttaagagaaaattttataagaagaaaacaacataTGCACTATTCGATATACTAATAGCAAACAAAACTTCTAAAGTACTAGCACGTGGATGTCTCTGGTTAAgactaattggagaggcctctccaattagatTTACCGCTTAATTAACTtctgagtaaatttcataaaaccacatGTAATTCAATCAAACtaacaaaattacagatttagcACGGAAGTTCTCACGGAATTACAGATTTAACATAAATTATCCAAGCATAAAGACTAAGTagcaaatttatcaaaaaactACAGGTTATGATAATCCAAACACGGAACTACAACGTTTATAGCTCTAACATAATGGTTGTGCTAgaaatttaaattctagaatctatagttttatgattaCTTCAATAATGAATATGTACTTTTGTGATAATAATCTTaactttgtagttttgtgataaatttttcATTAACTCCGTAGTTTTGTAATATATGCCTTAAATTTGTATctttttgtgatagtttgatcaaaATACATGtacttttacaaaatttatttttctttttgctactgcttccaattttttttgtcaaatactTTCTCCGGGTTGacaatacttatcgttttgaaTAAGAACACGGCCTCCAGAAAATAACTTTAACCActgttttttattataatatatatagaaatagtaatgaatatatatttttattgaagTTCTATACATATGGTCTCCGTATTTCTAAGAtgaatattttagaaattattcatagtgaaagattttaaagtttgatatcACTCTTGTTTAAAACAATAAGGATTATCagtccggagggagtactgttgCTGTCTGAGATCAATTTGGCCTGTCCTGAGTTAAATCGATTTTGACTATTAAATAGATGTTGATTTAGCGCTAACTTGTTAACACAACCAACGAATGTCAGTGTTAGTGTTACCATTCCCAACCCGAAGGTTATCATATTGATTGAATGATTGACACACAGTACGTATCACCAGCTGGAAGCTTTCGTTCTATTAGGctgtttcaactttcaactaaacttttccTCACGTCTCAGTTATTATCCATTCGATCGATAaaaatacatactccctcttTTCCTAAAAGAAATTTAAACACTCTGAACATAGTGTTTGTACATATCCATCATCAGAATTGAACCTTTTTTAGGTATATGCGaagttttcataaaaaaaaagtttacatGTGTctcccaaaaataaaaaatacgtGCAAACTTCAGTGaactaggttttttttttggcagcatTAAACTTCATCGAAGAATATAATTTCATGCGAGCACAAAGAATACAATATGATTCAACGACACAGACACAAGTTATATATACACGCATGGTACTCCTTGCGTGCCCTAGCTACGGCCATGTCGGTGCACCGCCGTCTCGTCGTCGGCGCGCGGCTACGACATGTCTACATCCCGGTCGGCTGACCCCGCTGGCGACGGAGGCGCGACATCGCCGCGGCGACCCtgcgagcgcgccgccgcttcttgTCCGCCTGCAGGTACTCGCGGATCATCTCGTTGATGGCTTCGTAGTCCCCGCCGAACTGCTTCACGGGCTTCACTCTCATCCTGGCGTTGCCCGCCGGTGGCTCTGCAGCTCGTgcggcgtcgtcgtccgccaAGTCGGCGTCGGACACAAGGCCGTCCTCGAAGTCGGCGTCCACAAGCTCGACGTCGTCGTACACGTAGTCCACCCCATCCTCCATGACGCCGCCATCATCAACGATGCCGTCATCGGCGGCGAACTCGACCTCGTACGGCTCCGcctcatcctccgccgccgccgcggcgtcatCAAGAAACGCCAAGAATTCGGCGCGCACCTCGCCCTCCAGCCATGCCACGGGGAGAACATGGCCGTCGAACTGCACGTACTCAGGGAGGGACGACGACTCCATTGGCCGCGCTCCGatcgatcgccgccgcctcgctgcccTTCTTGTTTACAGCTCAGGGATGAATCGAATCGAACTACCGGATCGCGGGAGGTAGCTGAGAGAGACTGAGATGAATGCGAGAAATGAATGCAGCAACAACAGCGGCAGCTTTGAATTTATAGGCAGGCGGGCGCACGCGGACTCCGAGCCCGATTCCAACTCCTATGAAACCGCGAAAATATATTTGCgacatttattttgaaaaaggaCTCCGAATCTGGCTACACTTCGAGGACTGGACTCTAGTCTGGAGTCTGGAGTAGGTATccgatattatttttttttcgagaaTTGCATTTTGGTctatcttctactccctccttAATTAAGAGTAGCCAGTTCTGGTTTCCCCTGAAATCCTGGAGGTACGGTTTAGATTAGGAGTCCGTTTCAAAAGCGGCAAGCAAAAGCATTTATGCGGTTTCGTGAGATCGGAAGCCGAGTCGGACTCGGAGTCCGCACGCGCGCCTTTCCTGCctatattttcaaattaaagCTGCCGCTGATGCTGTTGCTGCGTTCCATTCCATTCTCGAGCTCAGCAGCTACCTCCCGCGATTCGATCCATCCTAGCTAACAAACGAGGCGCGACAGCGATCGATCGGAGGAGGAGCACGGCCAATggagtcgtcgtcggcggcggcggcggcgtctctccCGGAGTACGTGCAGTTCGACGGCCATCTTCTCCCCGTGGCGTGGCTGGAGGGCGAGGTGCTCGCCGAGTTCTTGGCGTTTCTTgatgacgccgccgcggcggcggaggatgcgGCGGA is a genomic window of Oryza glaberrima chromosome 7, OglaRS2, whole genome shotgun sequence containing:
- the LOC127779330 gene encoding uncharacterized protein LOC127779330, with amino-acid sequence MESPASASPSLPEGEVLADFLVFLDDAAAAAEEEEEPQEVEFAADDGSDDDVGGDLVGNGGLMEDEVDYAVDELVDADSEDGSLDIMADDGDDEAATEEEHATRAAEPPAATARNARMSVKPVKQFGGDYEAINEMIREYLQADKKRRRARRVAAAMLRLRRQRRRPAVHRRGRS
- the LOC127779011 gene encoding uncharacterized protein LOC127779011 — its product is MESSSLPEYVQFDGHVLPVAWLEGEVRAEFLAFLDDAAAAAEDEAEPYEVEFAADDGIVDDGGVMEDGVDYVYDDVELVDADFEDGLVSDADLADDDAARAAEPPAGNARMRVKPVKQFGGDYEAINEMIREYLQADKKRRRARRVAAAMSRLRRQRGQPTGM